One Theropithecus gelada isolate Dixy chromosome 17, Tgel_1.0, whole genome shotgun sequence genomic region harbors:
- the SLITRK6 gene encoding SLIT and NTRK-like protein 6 — MKLWIHLFYSSLLACMSLQSQTPVFSVRSSCDSLCNCEEKDGTMLINCEEKGIKTVSEISVPPSRPFQLSLLNNGLTMLHTNDFSGLTNAISIHLGFNNIADIEIGAFNGLGLLKQLHINHNSLEILKEDTFHGLENLEFLQADNNFITVIEPSAFSKLNRLKVLILNDNAIESLPPNIFRFVPLTHLDLRGNQLQTLPYVGFLEHIGRILDLQLEDNKWACNCDLLQLKTWLENMPPQSIIGDVVCNSPPFFKGSVLSRLKKESICPTPPVYEEHEDPSGSLHLAATSSINDSRMSTKTTSILKPPTKAPRLIPYITKPSTQLPGPYCPIPCNCKVLSPSGLLIHCQERNIESLSDLRPPPQNPRKLILAGNIIHSLMKSDLVEYFTLEMLHLGNNRIEVLEEGSFMNLTRLQKLYLNGNHLTKLSKGMFLGLHNLEYLYLEYNAIKEILPETFNPMPKLKVLYLNNNLLQVLPPHIFSGVPLTKVNLKTNQFTHLPVSNILDDLDLLTQIDLEDNPWDCSCDLVGLQQWIQKLSKNTVTDDILCTSPGHLDKKELKALNSELLCPGLVNNPSMPTQTSYIIVTTPTTTTNTADTILRSLTDAVPLSVLILGLLIVFITIVFCAAGIVVLVLHRRRRYKKKQVDEQMRDNSPVHLQYSMYGHKTTHHTTERPSASLYEQHMVSPMVHVYRSPSFGPKHLEEEEEGNEKEGSDAKHLQRSLLERENHSPLTGSNMKYKTTNQSTEFLSFQDASSLYRNILEKERELQQLGITEYLRKNIAQLQPDMEAHYPGAHEELKLMETLMYSRPRKVLVEQTKNEYFELKANLHAEPDYLEVLEQQT; from the coding sequence ATGAAGCTGTGGATTCATCTCTTTTATTCATCTCTCCTTGCCTGTATGTCTTTACAGTCCCAAACTCCAGTGTTCTCAGTCAGAAGCTCTTGTGATTCTCTTTGCAATTGTGAGGAAAAAGATGGCACGATGCTAAtaaattgtgaagaaaaaggTATCAAGACGGTATCTGAAATAAGTGTGCCACCATCACGACCTTTCCAACTAAGCTTATTAAATAATGGCTTGACAATGCTTCACACAAATGACTTTTCTGGGCTTACCAATGCTATTTCAATACACCTTGGATTTAACAATATTGCAGATATTGAGATAGGTGCATTTAATGGCCTTGGCCTCCTTAAGCAACTTCATATCAATCACAATTCTTTAGAAATTCTTAAAGAGGATACTTTCCACGGACTGGAAAACCTGGAATTCCTGCAAGCCGATAACAATTTTATCACAGTGATTGAACCAAGTGCCTTTAGCAAGCTCAACAGACTCAAAGtgttaattttaaatgataatgcTATTGAGAGTCTTCCTCCAAACATCTTCCGATTTGTTCCTTTAACCCATCTAGATCTTCGTGGAAATCAGTTACAAACATTGCCTTATGTTGGTTTTCTCGAACACATTGGCCGAATATTGGATCTTCAGTTGGAGGACAATAAATGGGCTTGCAATTGTGACTTACTGCAGTTAAAAACTTGGTTGGAGAACATGCCTCCGCAGTCTATAATTGGTGATGTTGTCTGCAATAGCCctccattttttaaaggaagtgtACTCAGTAGACTAAAGAAGGAATCCATTTGCCCCACTCCACCAGTGTATGAAGAACATGAGGATCCTTCAGGATCGTTACATTTGGCAGCAAcatcttcaataaatgatagtcGCATGTCAACTAAGACCACATCCATTCTAAAACCACCCACCAAAGCACCACGTTTGATACCTTATATTACAAAGCCATCCACTCAACTTCCAGGACCTTACTGCCCTATTCCTTGTAACTGCAAAGTCCTATCCCCATCAGGACTTCTAATACATTGTCAGGAGCGCAATATTGAGAGCTTATCAGATCTGAGACCTCCTCCGCAAAATCCTAGAAAGCTCATTCTAGCGGGAAATATTATTCATAGTTTAATGAAGTCTGATCTAGTGGAATATTTCACTTTGGAAATGCTTCACTTGGGAAACAATCGTATTGAAGTTCTTGAAGAAGGATCATTTATGAACCTAACGAGATTACAAAAGCTGTATCTAAATGGTAACCATCTGACCAAATTAAGTAAAGGCATGTTCCTTGGCCTCCATAATCTTGAATACTTATATCTTGAATACAATGCCATTAAGGAAATACTGCCAGAAACATTTAATCCAATGCCTAAACTTAAAGTCCTCTACTTAAATAACAACCTCCTCCAAGTTTTGCCACCACATATTTTTTCAGGGGTTCCTCTAACTAAGGTAAATCTTAAAACAAACCAGTTTACCCATCTACCTGTAAGTAATATTTTGGATGATCTTGATTTACTAACCCAGATTGACCTTGAGGATAACCCCTGGGACTGCTCCTGTGACCTGGTTGGACTGCAACAATGGATACAAAAGCTAAGCAAGAACACAGTGACAGATGACATCCTCTGCACTTCTCCCGGGCATCTCGACAAAAAGGAATTAAAAGCCCTAAATAGTGAACTTCTCTGTCCAGGTTTAGTAAATAACCCATCCATGCCAACACAGACTAGTTACATTATTGTCACCACTCCTACAACAACAACGAATACGGCCGATACTATTTTACGATCTCTTACAGACGCTGTGCCACTGTCTGTTCTAATATTGGGACTTCTGATTGTGTTCATCACTATTGTGTTCTGTGCTGCAGGGATAGTGGTTCTTGTTCTTCACCGCAGGAGaagatacaaaaagaaacaagtagATGAGCAAATGAGGGACAACAGTCCTGTGCATCTTCAGTACAGCATGTATGGCCATAAAACCACTCATCACACTACTGAAAGaccctctgcctctctctatGAACAGCACATGGTGAGCCCCATGGTTCATGTCTATAGAAGTCCCTCCTTTGGTCCAAAGCAtttggaagaggaagaagaggggaatgagaaagaaggaagtgaCGCAAAACATCTCCAAAGAAGTCTTTTGGAACGGGAAAATCATTCACCACTCACAGGGTCCAATATGAAATACAAAACCACGAACCAATCGACAGAATTTTTATCCTTCCAAGATGCTAGTTCATTGTatagaaacattttagaaaaagaaagggaacttCAGCAACTAGGAATCACAGAATACCTAAGGAAAAACATTGCTCAGCTCCAGCCTGATATGGAGGCACATTATCCAGGAGCCCACGAAGAACTGAAATTAATGGAAACATTAATGTACTCACGTCCAAGGAAGGTATTAGTGGAACAGACGAAAAATGAGTATTTTGAACTCAAAGCTAATTTACATGCTGAACCTGACTATTTAGAAGTCCTGGAGCAGCAAACATAG